Genomic segment of Sebastes fasciatus isolate fSebFas1 chromosome 3, fSebFas1.pri, whole genome shotgun sequence:
AATCATGATCACAGTGCCCCCTATGTCAACACCTCTGTTTCCCTTTCTCTACTTACGCTTCAGTCCTGCCAAATCTATCTCCTTTCAGACCCCGGGCTCGGAGGATGGTCACATCCATGTTTCCCCAAAAGGCCTGTTTAGGACAGCAGTTGATGCCACATTGCAGTTTGACTATCTTCTTGACGGCGTTTTCATTCACGTACGCCTCAATGGCAGCCTTCATTGCTATCTTTTGTGCCTCGCATGACACCAGCTCGTACATTGGTCTTAGGGAATATTGAACAATATCAGGGTGATCCTTGAGGGTCGACAGCCACCTTCGGTAGCCCTTGAAGTCTTGACGGGTGAAAGAAAACTCACCGACCCAACCTCTGCCTCCTATCACCTCTGTATAATGGTCGTAGAGACTGGACCTGGACGAAGTGGAGAAGTCCCGGTTCTGTAGGACTTTTTTGCAAGACCGGAGTTTATTAGATGATGTCAACTTCCCCAAGCCAAAAGAGAAACCCAGCGTTAAGCAGGAGTGCACCTAGAGAACAGGAGGGAAAAGAAGATGTTATTTATGGTGCTCTATGTATATTACTGTGTTTCAGTGCTTCTTCTAAAAAGATGGTCTgggtatatacgtatatatctactgtatgtagaaaAATGTTGATGTAGCTTactcatgttttttatttaaaatgaatacgTAATAATAGACTGTGTCCAGAAACACATGTCACGTGTACCTGTTGTGCAGAAAATCCATTCAGTGAAGACAAACAGGTACGTGTAGCTGTGAATCTCCTGAGTTCCCCCCCAAGTCGAACCTGAAATAAAGTACAATGTTGTTGAGACAAAAAAAGTGTCATTTATTCCTGTGAActaagaaaaaaatagaattaccgcctcgcggttgtatgcctccgccaactagtcaagttgtagtttacatccatgtctgtccaaaatgtcatcatttgatcattttatcctgttagacatttgtctGATAATTAGTGTATGAaatcttgagttatggccaaaaacgtgttttgtgaggtcacagtgacctttgatcaCCATAttataatcagttcatccttgagtccaagtggacgtttgtgtgaaattttaagaaattccctcaaggcttTCCTGATTTATCACGAGAATGGTgcagacgtgaggtcacagtgactttgacctttgaccttagaccaccaaattctaatcagttcatccttgagtccaagtggatgtttgtgtcaattttgaaaaaatgccctccaggtgttcctgagaaaGGTACAGACGGACAGATGTACGGATGGACAAACAACCCAAAAACCTAATTGCTCTGGCCACGGCTGGCGctggcgcggaggcataaaaatgcggtagagagtgtgtgtgttttgacctGGCGGATATAATGTGTGCCATAGATAGCTATGAGACGTCTGAACTGGGCCTTGGTGGAGTGGCTGTAGGAATAGGGCAGTCTCTCCAAATCCCTGCGGAACTCCCTGCTGAGGCGCGGTTTTCCCGACAAACGGTACCTAAACACAAAAAGACAGACTGGTTAATTTACTGTGAATGAAAACTTAGTTTAAAAATCTGAGGCGATGTCACCCTACCTGTAATGGCTGCAGGTCACCCTGTGAGTGCTAAAGGAGTAGCTGTCCTTTCTGGTCCTGGATGAAGCAAAGTTATACACAGAGGACCGAGTTCCCGCCAGATCTATATTCAGCTTCTTCTTAAAACTGAAGCCGATCTGTTAGAAACAAGATGATAGTTCACCACATTAacataacatttaaaataaacacaactGGTACTGAAGTAATGCAAATACTTTTATATTGTAATGAGGGCTGAAATTATTATCAACCTAATTTCCTAAAGCACCGAGGGGCTATAATTGGTTCAACAATT
This window contains:
- the LOC141765385 gene encoding perforin-1-like, with amino-acid sequence MFSSSTPPLLYLSFLLFLSSTVLSCRTGNRKECRAAPFVPGHNLAGEGFDVVTLKRKGAYLVDVKTYLNRRGTCKLCVNPLQGNKLQKIGFSFKKKLNIDLAGTRSSVYNFASSRTRKDSYSFSTHRVTCSHYRYRLSGKPRLSREFRRDLERLPYSYSHSTKAQFRRLIAIYGTHYIRQVRLGGELRRFTATRTCLSSLNGFSAQQVHSCLTLGFSFGLGKLTSSNKLRSCKKVLQNRDFSTSSRSSLYDHYTEVIGGRGWVGEFSFTRQDFKGYRRWLSTLKDHPDIVQYSLRPMYELVSCEAQKIAMKAAIEAYVNENAVKKIVKLQCGINCCPKQAFWGNMDVTILRARGLKGDRFGRTEAYAKMWFSHFYRRTGMIRSNRPHWNARFNLGKANTRATLKVEVWDRDPGRDDLLGQCTISVRRGTHHQRCSTRRGSFIFKYTLTCDRHLTGDKCNKYKPSPY